Sequence from the Dehalococcoidia bacterium genome:
TGACCTTCCCCGGCTGTGGCATGGGGCCCTATATCGCCCAGCAGGCCGAGTGGCGCATCGCCGAAATCGAGGGCGTGGAGGATGTGCAGGTGGAGTTGGTGTGGGACCCCCCCTGGACGCCCGAGATGATTCGCCCCGAGGGGAAGAAACTGCTGGGCCTCGAGTAGGCGTGATAGCGTCGTCGGCTGGTGAGGCGTCCCCCGCCCTGTGCGGCGTGGGGAGGAGGCCCCTGTGAGCACCACCCACACCCCAACCCCCCAAGAGCGCGCCCGCCTGGAGGCCATGAAGCGCCAGTTTGAACAGCGCAAACGCATGGCCCAGGCCTTCAAAGCCATCCGCTACAAGGTGGCCGTCTACAGCGGGAAGGGCGGGGTGGGCAAAACCACGGTGGCCGTGAACCTGGCGGTGGCCCTGGCCAATTTCTTCAACCAGCGGGCGGGCATCCTGGATGCCGATATTGACTGCCCCAATGTGGTCAAGGCCATGAAGGTGGATGAGAAGCCCACCTCCGACGGCACCCACCTCTTCCCCGCCGAGAAGTGGAAGGTGAAGGTGCTCTCCATGGGCTTCTTCCAAGAGAAGGAGGACGAGGCCATCATCTGGCGGGGGCCGATGATTCACAACGCCCTCACCCAATTCCTGGAGATGACCCAGTGGGGAGAACTGGACTACCTGATCATTGACCTGCCCCCGGGCACCTCCGATGCGCCCCTCACCATCATGCAGACCCTCCCCTCCCTGGACGGCTTCATCATTGTTACCACGCCCCAGGAACTGGCCCTGGTGGACGCCCTGCGCTCCATCAATATGGTGCGCCGCTTGAACCAGCGGGTTTTGGGGGTGGTGGAGAACTTCTCGGGGGAGGTGTTCGGCTCGGGCGGGGGCGAGGAGTTGGCCCAGCGTTTGGGCCTCCCCTTCCTGGGGCGGTTCGCTTTGCGCCCCGACTACAGGGACACCTCCAAGCCCACCGTCCTTCTGAGCAAGGCTGTGCGCCAGGAGTATGAGACCCTGGTACGCAACCTGCGCACCGTGTTGGAGGCCACCCCCTCCCCCGCCACATAGGGGACTGGCGTGGTGCGCTTCCGCTCCCGCTTCGGCATTCAGCAACCCTCCTTCGCCTGGGGTGTGCCCGCCGAGGGCATCTTCCCCGCTCTGATGACCCTCGCCCACACCGCCGACGCCTCGGGCTACGACTCCTTCTGGCTGATGGACCACTTCATCCAGATTCCCTTCGTCGCCCCGCCCGACACGCCCATGCCCGAGGCGTGGACGACCCTGGGGGCGCTGGCCTCCGTAACCCGTCAGGTGCGCTTGGGGACACTGGTGAGCGGGACGCCCTACCGCAACCCCGCCCTGCTGGCCAAGATGGGGGCCACCCTGGACTTGGTGAGCGGGGGAAGGCTGTTCATGGGCATCGGTGCCGGGTGGTATGAAACGGAGTTCCACGCCTACGGGTGGCCCTTTCCCCCGCGCTCGGAGCGGGCGCGCCGCCTGGCCGAGGCGGTGCAGGTGCTCCTGGCCCTGTGGACGCAGGAGCGGGCCACCTTCCAGGGGCGCTACTACCAGGTCAAGGACGCTCTGTGCGCACCCAAGCCTTTGCAGAGGCCCTTGCCCCCCCTCCTCATCGGCGGGGGAGGGGAGCAGGTAACTTTGCGCCTGGTGGCGCGCTACGCCACAGCGTGTAACCTGTTCGGCGACCCGCCCACCATCCGCCACAAACTGGGGGTGCTGGCCCGCCACTGTGAGGCCGTCGGGCGCGACCCGTCCACCGTGCTCAAGACCCGCCTGGGAGGCCTCCTCCTCGCCCCCACGGAGAGGGAGGTGGCCCGCCTCGCCCAGCGCCTGGGGCGAGCGGTGGACTTCACATCGTGGAACCCCCTTATGGGCACGCCCGCCCAGGTAACCGAACGGTGCGCCCGGTTGCTGGAGGCGGGGCTGGACTACCTCATCTTCTCCTTCCCCGATGCGCCGGCGGTGGAGGGGATGGTGCTGTTTGCGCAGGAGGTGGCCCCCGCCCTGGGATTGGACAAGCCCCTGGACCTGCCCTGGCCGCCACAGGGGGTTGCACTGCCCCCACCCACGCGGTAAGATAGCACTACCCTGCCTGGCACAAAATTAGACGGCTATCCTTGGGAATGGGGTGAGAGACTTCAGGCAGACTCTGCTTACACTCTGCATATGCTAGGGGCGCACAAGCCAGCGCTCACAGAAATCCCACAGTTTCAGGGGGCGATGGCTTTCCCCGAATCCCATAAAAAGAGTTGCGCGCTCACCATGAGGGCAAATGCGTCGCCACCTAGACGGGCAGGTGGTGGACAGTGCTGAGGACTTCTCCCGTCTGGCGGAGCGGGTCTAGCGGAGCTCTGGCGACGGGGATATCTTTATACCCAGGGTAACACGCGCCCAGGAAACCGTAACCCTTTACGAGGAGGCGCCCATGACCACCTTGCAAGCCTTCCTGGCCGAAAACCTGGCAAACCTGCACCGCAACCTCATCCAGGCCGTCCAGGGCCTTACCCCCGCGCAACTCCACTACAAGCCCGCCCCCCATGTCAACCACATCGCCTTTATTCTCTGGCACTATGTGCGCACCGAGGACAACTGCGTCCGTTTTGTGTTCCGCCGCATGCCCACCATCTGGATGGAGGGGGGCTGGGATAAGCGCTTCGGCCTGGACAGCAAATCCCAGGGCACCGGCTTCACCCCCCAGCAAGCCGAGCAGGTGCGCCTCCCCTCGGTGGACGAGTTCCTCGCCTATGCCCGCCTCGTCTTCCAGGAGACGGAGCAGTTCGTGGCCGGCCTCTCGGATGCTGACTTGGAGCGCAAGGTGTTGGTGCGGCCCCTGGGCGAGCATCCCCTCCGCTTCTTCTTGGGCACCACCTTCCTCACCCACGGCTACGGCCACCTGGGGGAGATCTGGTTCCTCAAGGGGATGCAGGGCCTGCCGGGGAGCCCTGTCTAGCCTGCGTCGGTCCCCGCCAGCGGGGGTACGACCCAAACACCCGCACCCACGCCGCCTGACGCCCCAGGTCGTCCAGGGCCGCCTTCACCTGGGGGCTCTCCCGATGCCCCTCCAAATCCAACAGGAAGATGTAACGCCCCAACACCTGCTTGGTGGGGCGGGATTCTATCTTGGCCAGGTTGATGCCCCGCGTGGCGAAAAACCCCAGGGCCTCGTGGAGCAGGCCGGGGCGATCCGTATCGTAGGTGAAGGCTAGGGAGGTCTTATCGTCCCCGGTGGGCGGGTGGTCGTGATGCGCCAGCACCACAAAGCGAGTGAAGTTATTGGGGTTGTCCTGGATCCCTTGGGCCAGCACCTCCACCGGGTACAGCGCCGCCGCCCGCGCTGGGGCAATAGCCCCCGCCGGCACACTGCTCTGCAAGGCCTGCTCCACCGCCGCCACTGTGGACAGGGCCGGCTCCCGCTTCACCTTGGGGAACAGGGACTCCAGATAGCGTCGGCATTGCCCCAAGGCCTGGGGGTGGGAGTAGATGACCTGAATGTCCGTGTGGCGGGTGCCGGGCTTGACCAGAAGGCAATGGCTAATGGCCAGCACCACCTCCCGCCAGATGCGCAGATGCGGCTCCTGAATGAGCAAGTCCAAAGTTTCGTTGACGGAGCCTTCCAGGCTGTTCTCAATGGGGACGATGCCCTCCTCGGCCATGCCGGTGAGCACCGCCGTGGCCACAGCGGGGATGGAGGGCACCGGCACCAAGTCGGCCGAGGCGTCATACAGCAGGGCTGCCTCCTCGCTAAAAGTGCCAGGAGGGCCTAAAAAGGCCAAGCGCTTGGGCATGGACTATCCCTCTCCGGCCAGGGCCTCCAGGAAGGCCTCGGCCTTGTCCTGGTGCACCACGGCGATGATGTGGTCGTAAGCCTCCACCACCGTGTGGGGGGTGACGGGCTTGGGGTGCCCCTCCCGGTTGACGATGGCCGCCACCACCGTGCCTGGGGGCAGATGCACCGCCCCCAGGGGACGGCCGGCGCTTCCCGCCTCGGCGGGCACCTCCACCGATATGACCTCCAGGCCCCCGCTCACCGGCATCACCTGGATGGTCAGGTGGGCGGGCACCTCCTTCTCAATCTCCGCCATCAGCAAGCGCGTGGCAGACACCGTATCGTCCACCCCCAGGATGTGGAACAACTCCTCGTTCTCGGGATTGTGCACCACCGCCAGAGTGCGTTTGGTATGCCACAGGTGCTTGGCCATTTGGCACACGGCCAGGTTCACCTCGTCGTCGCCGGTCGTGGCGATGACCAGGTCGGCCCGCTCCGCCCCCGCCTCGTGGAGCACCCCCGTGTCGGAGCCGTCGCCCAGGATGGCGATGTTCCCCAGGGCTTGCCTCAGGGCCTGCACTTTGGCGGGGTGTTTTTCAATCACCGCCACCTCGTGTTTGGCGTTCAGCAGCGCCTGGGCCAGGTGGAAGCCGATGCGCCCCCCTCCCACGATCACCACGTACATCGTCGCCTCCTCTCTCTATGAGGTTGGGGAACGGCGCGAGGGGGACCTGTCGGGAATCAAAGCCTCCCGCACCAAACCCACCACTACCTTGGTGGGGCTGACGGTTACGATGCCGTGAGCGCGGTAGATGTCCGTGCGGGCGGGGTCCTGCACTAAGCACACCACCTGGGGCACCTTGAAGATGTACTTGGCCTTCTGCGCCGCCAGGCCGTTGCGGTTGTCGTCGTCCGACACGGCGAGGAAGGCGTCCATCCCTTCAATACCCGCTGCGACCAGGTCGCTCGCCCGTGTCCCGTCCCCCAAGAAAGTGGTGCCCTCCTGCTCCCGCATCTCGGGGGGCAGGGCCAGGAAGCGCTGGGGGGCGGTGTCCATCACCCGCACCTGATGCCCCTCCCGCCACAGGGCAGAAGCCACCAACGCCCCGATACGCCCACACCCCATAATGAGCACCTTCATGAAGCGGGCCTCCGCGACGATACAGCACGAGGCAGGTCCGAGGGAGGCGAGGCCTCCTCCCTCTTAGGCTGGCGGAGCACCAGCACCGGACAGGGGGCATGTTCCAGCACGAAGAGGGTGGTGTGGCCCACGGAGAAGCCCCCATGCTCCTGCCGATAGGGAAGTTCCATGAGAATGAGGTCGACCCCCTGCTCCACCGCCTCCTTCACGATGGCGGGGCCGGCGTCCCGCGCCTGGAGGATATCGGCCTCCACCTCCACTCGGGCTCCCCGCAACAGGCTCTCCGCCTGTTGCAAAACCTGCTCCCCCCGGCGGGTCTCCTCGGGCAGTTCGGCATCCACGGGATAGCGCCGGGGCACCTCGATGATGTACACCAAAAACACCCGCGCCCCACTCTGGCGCGCCAGGGAGGAGGCCAGCAGGAAAAGGGGACTGTCTGCCCGTGCCTCCTTCACAGGCAAAAGGATACGGCGATAGGGAAGGCGTTCCTCAGGAATAGGCCACCTCTCTGTCCCGCTCCCCATGATACTATGCACCTCGGGGCGTCAGATTAGGGGTAGCGGCACCTTCGTGGGGAGCGACGGGGGGATGTGCCCTGGAGGACAGGGCCTAGGGTACCTTCAGGGGAAGGCGTCCGAGGATACCCCAGCACCTATCCCCGCCGGGCAGGCAACCCCAGCCGAGGGCACCCCCTTCCCCCTGTGGTTGCGTCCTGTCCCCACTTGTGCCACGATAGTAGGCGGACCTTTCCCCACGCTAAGGAGGTGGTATGGCCACACACCCTTCCCATCCGGCCCTGGGCATTCTCCCCACGCCCCAGGGGCCTGTGCAGTACTACCGCCTGGCCTACCTGGAAGAGCAGGGGTGGACGCGCCTGGAGCGTCTGCCCTTCTCCATTCGTGTCCTTTTGGAGAGCCTTGTGCGCCTGCACCTGACCCAACCGGAACTGTGCAGTCAGGACGACCTGGCCCAGGCTGCCCGTTGGGATGCGGCCCGCCCCTCCGGGCGGGACATCCCCTTCCTCCCCGCCCGAGTGCTGATGCAGGACTTTACAGGGGTGCCCGCCGTGGTGGACCTGGCCGCCATGCGTGCGGCTATGGCCCGCAAGGGGGGCGATCCCAAACGCATCAACCCCCTCCTGCCCGTGGACCTGGTCATTGACCACTCCGTTCAGGTGGACATATTCGCTCACCCCGAGGCCTTCGCCT
This genomic interval carries:
- a CDS encoding Mrp/NBP35 family ATP-binding protein, whose amino-acid sequence is MSTTHTPTPQERARLEAMKRQFEQRKRMAQAFKAIRYKVAVYSGKGGVGKTTVAVNLAVALANFFNQRAGILDADIDCPNVVKAMKVDEKPTSDGTHLFPAEKWKVKVLSMGFFQEKEDEAIIWRGPMIHNALTQFLEMTQWGELDYLIIDLPPGTSDAPLTIMQTLPSLDGFIIVTTPQELALVDALRSINMVRRLNQRVLGVVENFSGEVFGSGGGEELAQRLGLPFLGRFALRPDYRDTSKPTVLLSKAVRQEYETLVRNLRTVLEATPSPAT
- the pheA gene encoding prephenate dehydratase, producing the protein MPKRLAFLGPPGTFSEEAALLYDASADLVPVPSIPAVATAVLTGMAEEGIVPIENSLEGSVNETLDLLIQEPHLRIWREVVLAISHCLLVKPGTRHTDIQVIYSHPQALGQCRRYLESLFPKVKREPALSTVAAVEQALQSSVPAGAIAPARAAALYPVEVLAQGIQDNPNNFTRFVVLAHHDHPPTGDDKTSLAFTYDTDRPGLLHEALGFFATRGINLAKIESRPTKQVLGRYIFLLDLEGHRESPQVKAALDDLGRQAAWVRVFGSYPRWRGPTQARQGSPAGPASP
- a CDS encoding NAD-binding protein yields the protein MKVLIMGCGRIGALVASALWREGHQVRVMDTAPQRFLALPPEMREQEGTTFLGDGTRASDLVAAGIEGMDAFLAVSDDDNRNGLAAQKAKYIFKVPQVVCLVQDPARTDIYRAHGIVTVSPTKVVVGLVREALIPDRSPSRRSPTS
- a CDS encoding TrkA family potassium uptake protein; the encoded protein is MYVVIVGGGRIGFHLAQALLNAKHEVAVIEKHPAKVQALRQALGNIAILGDGSDTGVLHEAGAERADLVIATTGDDEVNLAVCQMAKHLWHTKRTLAVVHNPENEELFHILGVDDTVSATRLLMAEIEKEVPAHLTIQVMPVSGGLEVISVEVPAEAGSAGRPLGAVHLPPGTVVAAIVNREGHPKPVTPHTVVEAYDHIIAVVHQDKAEAFLEALAGEG
- a CDS encoding TIGR03560 family F420-dependent LLM class oxidoreductase, which codes for MVRFRSRFGIQQPSFAWGVPAEGIFPALMTLAHTADASGYDSFWLMDHFIQIPFVAPPDTPMPEAWTTLGALASVTRQVRLGTLVSGTPYRNPALLAKMGATLDLVSGGRLFMGIGAGWYETEFHAYGWPFPPRSERARRLAEAVQVLLALWTQERATFQGRYYQVKDALCAPKPLQRPLPPLLIGGGGEQVTLRLVARYATACNLFGDPPTIRHKLGVLARHCEAVGRDPSTVLKTRLGGLLLAPTEREVARLAQRLGRAVDFTSWNPLMGTPAQVTERCARLLEAGLDYLIFSFPDAPAVEGMVLFAQEVAPALGLDKPLDLPWPPQGVALPPPTR
- a CDS encoding metal-sulfur cluster assembly factor, with the translated sequence MPEPAAQQKPKVTTEQVIEALREVYDPEIPVNIYDLGLVYDVQVDEQNRVYVAMTLTFPGCGMGPYIAQQAEWRIAEIEGVEDVQVELVWDPPWTPEMIRPEGKKLLGLE
- a CDS encoding DinB family protein, which translates into the protein MTTLQAFLAENLANLHRNLIQAVQGLTPAQLHYKPAPHVNHIAFILWHYVRTEDNCVRFVFRRMPTIWMEGGWDKRFGLDSKSQGTGFTPQQAEQVRLPSVDEFLAYARLVFQETEQFVAGLSDADLERKVLVRPLGEHPLRFFLGTTFLTHGYGHLGEIWFLKGMQGLPGSPV
- a CDS encoding universal stress protein encodes the protein MGSGTERWPIPEERLPYRRILLPVKEARADSPLFLLASSLARQSGARVFLVYIIEVPRRYPVDAELPEETRRGEQVLQQAESLLRGARVEVEADILQARDAGPAIVKEAVEQGVDLILMELPYRQEHGGFSVGHTTLFVLEHAPCPVLVLRQPKREEASPPSDLPRAVSSRRPAS